The following nucleotide sequence is from Nitrospirae bacterium YQR-1.
AATCTAAGTTTAAATTTATTTAGCAAAAAAGTTTAAAAAAAAGTTAAAACAATAAGGCCGATCGTACTAATATCTTAATTTTTAGAACACTTGCACCTTCATTGAGATTTGCCGGTACTCTATACAACATTACTTAAAGCGAGGTAACAGGTTTTGAAACACCTTAGCCGCCCACATTACAATCCTTATAGATTAGAAAACAGGCTGTGCAGGGGGACACAGCCTGTTCTTTTGAGGAGGTGTGAAGTAAAGGAGAAACTTAAAGTATCATATCATTAAATATTTGTCAAGTATTTTAATGCCCCTGAAAGCCGAAAGAGAGGTAAGAAAAGATAGCAAAGTGTTTGAAGGTAAAAGGAATTCTGGTAATGGAGAAATCACCGGAGGGGTTAAGAAGAAGAAAATTAGAAGAAAAGAAATATTTAAATATCGGTATCCTCATTCGCCGTAAAGATAGTAGCTTACGGGTAAAGCTGTGGAAGACAACCCAAGGCGCAAAACAGCTCAACTGAGCAAGGGTTGCTACTATGTTGAAATGCAAGCCCTCTTTTTTCTTTTCTAAATTTTCTCTAAAAATTTAGCAGTAGAGCCTGTGGGAATGTTAATAACTCGCAGAGTTATTAAAGTGCTTGTTAGTAGTGTTGATAACTCAAAGAGTTACCAACACTACTAATAGCACGTCATTTCCATAGGCCATCTTTTGTTTTTCCATCTTTATTTTCCATTAAAGCTCACCAGATTATTATCACCGGCGAGTCCTAATTGACATGTTGTGGTAGAGGGTTTATAATGTTTATATGGATAGTAATTTATTAAATATTAAAGAGGCGTCAGAATACCTGAGAATAAGCAGCGCAACACTGTATAATCTGATGAAAAAAGATGTATTAAAAACTGTCAAAATTGGTAAGCGAACTCTTTTTGATAAAAAAGACATAGATACATTCATAGAGCAAAGTAAAAGAAACTGACATTTCAGGAGTAATTGATATGGCACGTCGAGCAAAAACGCACACACCAGGAGAGGCCTTAAGGTATTTGGCCAATGCACGGGAATTGTTAAGCAAAATTCCAGTAGATGGCGACTTTTATGCCGATACCAAACCTGTAAGAGAAGCCTTTGGAACGGCTTATTTGGCTGTCTTAGAGGCCATAAATGAGGTGTTGATAAAGAAAGGATTAACCGTCAAAGAACTACCAAACTCTGTAGATGGTTACAGGGCAGCCTTACAAAAATATGTGTCGGTACATAACGGAAAACTGTTAAAAGACTTTGAACGTCTTTATGAGGCCTTACATATTGCCGGCTACTACAGAGGGTTTATAATTGATACAAACGCCGTCAAGGATTATTTTAAGACAACAGAGCGGTTTATAAAGAAGCTAACACCTCAAGAATAAGGCAATAGTGAGAAGCAAAATGGCAATTGATAAAATAAAAATGGATTTTGATTTAGAAGGTTATATCTTAATGAGCCTTTAGCCATAGTGTATCAGCAAATATTATCCTTTAAAATCAAACACTTAAAAGGTGGAGGCGGCGGGAATCGAACCCGCGTCCGAAAGTACTACTCTTAAGCCGCTACATGCTTAGCCTGTCTTTTGGCTTTAAGACACTAAAGCGCCGACAGACAGGCTCTCAGTGTCCGTATTCCCTTAGGTCTCACGTCTGATACAGGGACCCCCCTCAGACGCCAGCCCGCTTTATGACGCATCTCCCAAATAGCAGGCTTTTCCGGGGATGCGTGCCGCTTTATTTAAGCGGCAAGTGCCAGTTCGTCGTTGGCTTTTGTAAGTTTTTCCGCTTTTTTACGTGACCGCGGAAACACGACATGCTGCTTAAGCCTCATAACCCCCGTCGAATCCATACGCCCCCATAGCGTTTAACTCATCTCTCTGTCCATCTCTCTCCGTATATCACGCTCCTTTATCTGTTGCCGCTTTTCATACTGTCTCTTACCCTTTGCCAACCCTACCTCCACCTTTACGTAGGGCCCCTTAAAATATACCTTAAGCGGGATTAACGAATACCCCTTCTGGGCACTCTTACCTGTCAACTTTAAGATTTCCTTTATATGCAACAACAACTTCCTGGTCCTCAGAGGCTCATGGTTCATTATATTGCCATGGCTGTAAGGACTTATGTGGCAATTCAGTAAAAATGCTTCTTTGTCTTTTACTACTACATAACTGTCTCTTAAATTTATCCGGCCCTCTCGTATGGCCTTTACCTCTGTGCCCTTTAAACTCAGCCCTGCCTCAAGGCTCTCCTCTATTGTATAATCATGGTACGCTTTTTTATTCTGAGCCGCTAGTTTCATAACTTTATTATAACATTTTTTAAAACTTAACTGATACTGATATATTTGAAGATAATTGGTTTTTTGGGAGAACATATACAAATTCATAATTTCTTCACAATTACTTTTTATAATACACACTTAGACTGTGTTAAAATAGACAACCCCGGATTAAGGGAAATAAAAGCAAAGGAGGTTTCACAATTGATGAACAATTTAAGAAAAATAATGATGGTTGTTTTGGTAATGGTCGTTACGTTTGCTTTGACAGCAACAGGCTCAGAAGCAAAGAATACAAAGATGACAAGCAAAGCCGGACAATATACGGTTGCAATGACACTTGACAAGGGTGACCCTGTGGTTGGAGACAACATAGCAACCATAGAGATAAAAGACATGGAAGGCAAATACGTTTTAGATGCAAAGGTTGTAGTGGAATACTCGATGCCCGCCATGCCCGGAATGCCCGCTATGAATTACAAGGCCAAAGCGAAGTCCAATGCTGAACAATACATTGCAACAATGACTCTGCCTATGGCCGGCGCTTGGAATATAGCAGTTAAAATAACCAGAGACGGCAAGACTGAGTCGGCAAAGTACAATGTGGATGCTAAGTAAAACGCCCATTTTATTAATTGCATTTTTTCTTTTGGCTACTCCTGCGTTTGCCGTAGCGGAGCTTGACCTTGACACATTAGTTACAGAGGCGCTGATAGAAAACCACGAAGTGCTTATGGCAAACGAGAAGGTATTCACTGCTGAGTTCAAAATCCCACAGGCTGGTGCGCTCCCCGACCCGATGTTTATGTTTGGTTACCAAAATGAATCATGGAACAGATATACTTACGGGGAGATGCAGGACGCACAGTGGATGTTTTCCCTGTCACAGACGTTTCCATTTCCCGGCAAACTTGCCCTCAAAGAGGAAATGTTGACAAAGGAGAGCCTCTCACTTAAGGAGTCAGCCAGGGGTGTAAAGTTTCGCACCGTGGCAAGGATTAAGGAACTCTACTACAGTTTGCTTTATTCCACGCTCCTTGTTGATACTATACAAAAGCGGATGACTCTTTTTTCAAGGGTTGAGGATGCCGCACTTGCCAGATACTCTTCCGGCATGGGCTCCCAACAGGACGTCCTGATGGCTCAGACTGAAAAATATATGGCTATTGAAAAAGAGATAATGGAAAAACAACGCTTGCAGAGCCTTGAGGGAATGCTTAATGTAACAATGGGCAGAGAGGTGAACTCTCCGCTGGGAAAACCTGTCAAAAAAACGGTAGTCTCCTATAAGCACACTCTGGAAGAATTGATAAAAGCAGCCTATGACAACTCCCCTGAAATAAAAGCCCGTGAAAAGATGCTGGAAGTCGCAGCAACTAAAATCGCTATGGCTAAGAAGGAGTTTTACCCTGACGTTACTCTTAGTGCCGCAGTGGCTAAAAGGACACCCCCGTTTGAGGACATGTGGTCTCTTACCGCAACCGTCAATATCCCAATATTTTATAAACAGAAGCAGGAGATGGGTGTGATGCAGGCACGCTCTGAAGCATCCTCAACAACACATGAGCTTGACGCATACAAGTACATGGTCTCATCGGCACTCAGAGAGCTTCTCTCTATGGTTAAAGCCGCTGAGACACTCACTGACCTCTACCAAAATGTGATGATACCAAAGGCATATCAGGACTTTGAACTTTCCCTGAGCAGTTATATCTCAGGCAAGAGCGATGCGCTCACTGTGGTATCAAGATTAAAGTCACTCCTTGACTACGAAATTCTCTATAATAAACAATACACTGAAAGGGAAAAAGCCATTGCACAGATAGAGGCTGTCACTGGGGCGGAGACGCTTACCTCCGGTGCAAAAGGGGAGCAGTTGAAATGAAAAAAAACACGTTTTTCTCAATCTTTCTGATTTTTCTAATTTTCCTGCCATATATGCTTAGTGCTGCAGATAACTCAACGCCGGCGGACACTGAGGAGTCAACGATAGAGGTGCCGGATGCTCAACGGCGGCTTATCGGCGTAAAAGTTGTGCAAGCCGCCAAAAAACAATTTACCAAAACCATAAGAACAGTGGGCACTGTGGAATATGACGAACAGAGGCTTGCCACGGTCAATACTAAAATCGAGGGTTGGATAGAAAAACTACACGTGGATTACACCGGCAGATA
It contains:
- a CDS encoding helix-turn-helix domain-containing protein, which codes for MDSNLLNIKEASEYLRISSATLYNLMKKDVLKTVKIGKRTLFDKKDIDTFIEQSKRN
- a CDS encoding DUF5618 family protein — translated: MARRAKTHTPGEALRYLANARELLSKIPVDGDFYADTKPVREAFGTAYLAVLEAINEVLIKKGLTVKELPNSVDGYRAALQKYVSVHNGKLLKDFERLYEALHIAGYYRGFIIDTNAVKDYFKTTERFIKKLTPQE
- the smpB gene encoding SsrA-binding protein SmpB; protein product: MKLAAQNKKAYHDYTIEESLEAGLSLKGTEVKAIREGRINLRDSYVVVKDKEAFLLNCHISPYSHGNIMNHEPLRTRKLLLHIKEILKLTGKSAQKGYSLIPLKVYFKGPYVKVEVGLAKGKRQYEKRQQIKERDIRREMDREMS
- a CDS encoding FixH family protein, whose translation is MNNLRKIMMVVLVMVVTFALTATGSEAKNTKMTSKAGQYTVAMTLDKGDPVVGDNIATIEIKDMEGKYVLDAKVVVEYSMPAMPGMPAMNYKAKAKSNAEQYIATMTLPMAGAWNIAVKITRDGKTESAKYNVDAK
- a CDS encoding TolC family protein; the protein is MWMLSKTPILLIAFFLLATPAFAVAELDLDTLVTEALIENHEVLMANEKVFTAEFKIPQAGALPDPMFMFGYQNESWNRYTYGEMQDAQWMFSLSQTFPFPGKLALKEEMLTKESLSLKESARGVKFRTVARIKELYYSLLYSTLLVDTIQKRMTLFSRVEDAALARYSSGMGSQQDVLMAQTEKYMAIEKEIMEKQRLQSLEGMLNVTMGREVNSPLGKPVKKTVVSYKHTLEELIKAAYDNSPEIKAREKMLEVAATKIAMAKKEFYPDVTLSAAVAKRTPPFEDMWSLTATVNIPIFYKQKQEMGVMQARSEASSTTHELDAYKYMVSSALRELLSMVKAAETLTDLYQNVMIPKAYQDFELSLSSYISGKSDALTVVSRLKSLLDYEILYNKQYTEREKAIAQIEAVTGAETLTSGAKGEQLK